From the Nostoc sp. PCC 7107 genome, the window AGAACACCAATTGCCGCAGTTGTTAATCCCACTGTAGCAAATCAGGAAATAGTCAGAAATTATTTGCCAGATGGGGCGACTGGCTCGGAAGTCCTTGTAGCATTAGCACCAGGAACTACAACTAGCGATGTAAATAGTCAACTAGGGCTAAAGGCAATTGCTTTCAACTCTTTCGATCTCAAAATTCCGCCTTACCTGTTACAAAACCCTCAACAAATCCGAGAAAGAGGTTTGCGACTGGAAGACTTTGTACCCAGTGCGGAAACACTCCAACTTACCACCCAAGTTTGGGAAAGTTACCTCAATCAAGTTTACTTTTTCTTGCGTGGTCGCCAGTCTTAGGGTTAAAAAAGTAAAATTAACAAGGCCGCAACGCTACGCCCTAGTGGCTGGCCTTATTTAAAAACCTGAATTCAGCATGGAGAATTCAGAAAATAATTTTCTCTACTGAATTCTGACCACACACTCCTGAATTCTTTGTAGATAAAATATAAACCTACGATCCGTTTGTTTTAGGATGATGGAGTTGCAAAGTTGCTGTAATGGCAAAATCTCGACGACTAGCTAAACTCGGTGCTTACCTGCGTCCTCATTGGGTAGAGGCAACATTAGGCATTTTTGCCTTGTTGTCTGTCAATGGCTTGGGCGTTTATATTCCTTGGTTAATTCGTGGCTGTGTTGATAAACTTTCAACTCAATTTAGCTGGAATCAACTCATACATTATGTCGTAATCATCATTTTGTTGAGTTCGGCAATGTGGTTAATCCGCATGGCTTCTCGTATCTGGCTATTTGGGGTAGGACGACAGGTAGAATTTGACCTAAAACAACGGATTTTTGAACATTTACTCAAGTTAGAGCCGGCTTATTTTGCGACGAATACCGCTGGGGATTTGATTAGTCGCGCTACCAGCGATGTGGAAAATATCCGGCGCTTGTTGGGTTTTGCGGTGCTAAGTTTAGCCAATACTTTTTTTGCCTACACTTTGACACTGCCTGTAATGCTGACAATTAGTCCAGATATGACACTCTATTCTTTAGTAGTGTATCCCTTTATGTTTTTGTTAGTGCATTTGTTTAGCGATCGCCTACGCAAACAACAAGCCACTGTCCAAGAGAAACTATCTGATATCAGTGAACTGATTCAAGAGGATATTAGCGGGATTGCCTTGATTAAAATTTACGCTCAAGAAGAAAACGAGCGTCAAGCTTTTGCTAAAAAAAATCAGCAGTTATTAAAAGCTAATCTGCAATTGGCAAAAAGCCGGAATGTATTGTTTCCGTTAATTGGCGGTTTGGCTAATATCAGTTCTTTAATTATTATTTGGTTAGGCACAACGCGTATTTCTGGGGGAACTTTAGCCGTTGGCGACTTTTTAGCACTGCTAATTTATGTAGAACGGCTGGTGTTTCCCACCGCTTTGTTAGGCTTTACCATTACCACTTATCAACGCGGTGAAGTCAGTATTGATCGCTTAGAATCGATTTTCAGCGTCACACCCAAAATTCAAGATACAGGTGATGCTGTAAATTTAGCACTGGCGGAAATAAAAGGCGAAATTACCGCGAAAAATTTCAGCTTTACTTACCCAGAAATGGCTACACCTGCCTTAGATCATCTCAATTTTACAATTGTCCCAGGAGAGACGGTGGCTATTGTTGGGGCGATTGGTTCGGGGAAATCAACCTTAGCTAATGCTTTACCTCGGTTGTTGGATATTGCGCCTGGACAATTATTTTTAGATGGGGTAGATATTACCAAAATCGTATTAGAAGATTTGCGAAGTGCGATCGCCTATGTTCCCCAAGATAGTTTTTTGTTCAGCACCACCATCAAAAATAATATCCGCTACGCTGACCCAGTACGTGAACAAGATGATGTCGAATCTGTAGCTGTCATGTCTCAGATTCATTCGGAAATTATTAATTTTCCCCAACAATACGAAACTCTAGTTGGCGAACGCGGTATTACTCTTTCTGGCGGACAAAGACAACGCACCGCTTTAGCCAGAGCCATGTTAGTTGATGCACCAGTTTTAATTTTGGATGATGCTTTATCTAGCGTTGATAATCAAACAGCCACCAAAATTCTCAAAAATCTTTCTAGTGGAACTAGTCGCAAAACTGTTATTTTTATCACTCACCAACTATCAGCCGCCGCTGCTGCTGACCGAATTTTAGTCATGGATAAAGGTAAAATTGCCCAAACAGGCAATCATATAGAACTAGTGCAACAAGAAGGTCTGTATAGAACCTTGTGGAGTCAGCATCAAGTCGAGGAATTGTTGCGTTAGTTAAAGTAATTAAAACTCATTGTTTCTGGCTTATTTTACAACTTGACACTCCTCCCAGCGCCTTTTTAAAAGATAAGCACTGGGAGGAAATGATAACTTAATTGTGAGGTTTTGTCCTTGCAATTCTCTACAAGTAGATTCATCTTCCTAATTACACCGATTTTCTGTATATTTGCGCCACAAGGCTTCTATATCTATCAGCGTTGATTTTATAAACCACATCATAAGTGTTGTCTGCGGCTCACAAGAGTCATAAAAAATTAGATAATCGCGTTAGTTTTTTTGGGTACTTGGGCAGTATAAGATACCGAAAAACTAATAGGTTATATTTTATGTTCAAAGATAAATTACTCCAGCGTTATGTTGGTGCGATCGCAGCTTTAGCTATCATTAGCTTGCTGAGTTCATGGACTGGATTACCATCTCTTCATGAAATTTATAACTCCTGGGATGGCTTTTTGTGGGGAATGGCAGATCCGGTATTGGCCTTTGATAAATTTGTGAGTATTTTGGCTATTGGTTTGCTGGCTATTGGGAAAATGCGTGTAAGATGGATAGCTACTACGCTGATATGCGCCAACATTTTCGGCACACTCATTTATCTATTGCAGATCAACTTACCATTCACAGAAATAGCGATCGCAATTGTTAGTATTGCTTTTGGTCTGCTGCTAATTATATCCAAGCAGCCTAACTTGTTGACACTGCTGATAGTAACTGCGATCGCTGGGTCACTCCAAGGTTATTTTAATAGTGGATCAATTATTGGGGCAGGAATAATGCCTTCAGTTATGTATATTTTTGGTGCAGCTTTGACACAGTATGCAGTAGTAATGAGTGTCAGCCAAATTTATACTCAGGTTAGTCAAGCAGAATTACTCAATATTTTGCCAAAAAAAATCAGTTTAGTGGGCTTTGCTATTTGCGCTCTTGGGCTTGTCTCTCTCAAAACCTGGATCAACTGATCAATTTAAAACGCCCCAACTTTACCAAAGATGACGTAGAAAGTTTTGGTAATTAACAACAAATCGTACAATGGATGCCACTTTTCTTGGTAACGCAAGTCTAAGTCAACTATTTGTTCAAAATCTTTGACATGAGAACGACCATGAACTTGCCATTCTCCAGTCAAACCTGGTTTAACATTCAGACGTAGCCAATGGCGTTGATTGTACTTGGCTACTTCATCAGCAGTAGGTGGACGTGTTCCCACCAAACTCATTTCACCTACAAGCACATTCCAAAATTGTGGCAATTCGTCTAAACTGGTGCTACGTAAAAAACGTCCTACTTTTGTGACTCGGAAGTCATTCTTATTTTTAAAGATTAATCCGTCAGCTTCATTTTGGACGAGAGATTTGAGTTTTTCCGCATCGCTAACCATTGAACGAAATTTACGGAGCTTAAAAGGTCGTCCTTGAAGTCCGTAACGTTCTTGAGTAAAGAAAATCGGGCCTCTACTATCGAGTTTAATGGCGATCGCTATCGGTATAAACACAACACCCAAAATTATTAAACCTACTAAACTCCCTAAAATATCTAAACAACGTTTGAATTTAGAATCTACGGAATAGTGGGGTGTATCTAATTTCCAAGCTCTGTCAGTCGCAAGTTGACAAACGCTTTGCAATGGTGTTTGGTACATTGTCTAGCCAAAGGTAGATTAACCAGGGTAAATTTACTCGATTTTATTTTTGAATATAAACTTTGGATTCTGATCTCAAGGGCTTTTTTACGGTATATTTACTTAATCTTCATCAAGATTACTAGATAAATGAAAATTTGTAAAATTTACGTAAATTTTTTTATATCTTTTTTGAAGAGTACTTAAGTATGAAAGTTTTGTATAAAAAGATGGCCGAATGTCAAAACTAGTTACTAATTGATTCGTTTAACTTTCTAGCTAAACTGAAGTATCTCAGAAAAATCTCTAATTAGTAAGGGCTGCACATCCCTAGAAATGATTTGTTCAGACTAACTTCAGATAGCACCTCGTGTAGATTTGAGCAGATGTCATAAATTATGTACATCAGTATCAGTAAAAAATGACACAAAGGCTAGAAACAAGGACTAATATTTTTATGATGGGATGGTGGAAATATGATTTCAGGTGGAGTCGAAATTAAAGTTAATCGCTTAGAATCTATTGTTGAACAAATTGGCGAAGCAGTACTGACTACTACTGAGACAATTGAAAGCCTTGCCGACAGATTAGATTATCTCAGTATGCAGGTTGAGGCACAAGGAAAGCAGCTACAGCAGCAAGGCCATCAAATTTTTGCTTTGTGTGATACCTTGCAAAACTTAGCTCAATCTCAAGACTATACGGTGCAGAAACTAACCCAACTTACACACACCCTAGACAAATTAACATCTTTGATGCAAAGGTTAGACGTGGAAGGAGCCAAAATTAAATAGTTGTGAGTTACTGAAACTATTTACGGTGTCAGATAAGCCTATTTTTTCTTGTTTTCCTGTTTCCTTGGTGATCGACAATTTCACACTCTTAACTGTGTAATAGCAATATTTCCTGAAAAACAAACATCCACATCACTACCAGGAGTGCGATCGCGTTTACCATATTCCCCAATATAATAAAAATCATTGCCATCCACGCGATAATTAATTGGCAACGCTTTGGTGCAAGGTTGACAAAATACCATTTTGGGATCTGGCTCTCCTGGTTGCAAATGTGGCAAATTAACATTCCAAAAGCTCCCCGGTTCTAGAGGATGCTGAGTTAAATCTGCTAACACCTCAGCCGTCAATTTTGCCGCTAGTTCCCAATCAAAATTTTGCTTGGCTTTGCGATAGTGAGAAATAGCAATCCCAGGAATACCATTCATAGCAGCTTCTCGCACAGCAGCCACAGTCCCAGAAATATAAACATCAACACCAAGATTACCACCAGCATTGATACCAGATAAGACCAACTTGGCATCTTGACAAATTTGCGATATTGCAATTCTCACACAATCAGCAGGAGTACCAGCGATCGCATATTCCTTCTCAGAACGCTGTTGAATATTAATGGAACGAGTTGTAGTAACTTGATGTCCACAGCCTGATTGATGATCTTTGGGCGCAGAAACAATCACATTTTCACTGTTAACAGCCCTCAGCAACGCTTTGATTCCTGGAGCATCAATACCATCATCGTTAGTCAGTATTATCGTCATTTGTCAGCCTAGTGAATTGGAATAGTAATCGTAAATTCTGAACCTTCCCCTGGTACAGAATATACATCCAATTTACCTTTATGTTTTTCCACAATAATTTGATGGGCAATTGATAACCCTAAACCGGTACCTCGACCGAATAATTTGGTCGTAAACAAATGCTCAAATATCTTCTGCTGGATATCAGCAGACATACCAATTCCATTATCTTTAATCCGAATCACAGCATTGTGTTTGTCTTCACTTAGGGAAGTTATAATCCAAATTTGATTAGGATGTTTTTCAATTTCTCCATAGCCCCGCCCTACATTAGATTCTTCTAAAGCATCAATAGCATTGGTTAAAATATTCATAAACACTTGATTTAACTGACCGCTAAAGCAAGTTATGGAAGGTAAATTACCATAATTTCTGAGAACTTCAATTTCTGGACGGACTTTTGAGGCTTTTAAGCGGTGCTTGAGAATCATAATTGTGCTGTCGATGCCATTATGAATATTGCAGAATACTTTCCGATCTTTATCAGGACGAGAAAAATTCCGCAGACTAGTACTGATATTGCGAATGCGCTGAACGCCTTCTTTCATGGAAGTAATTAAGTTAGGTAGATCAGAACGCATATACTCTAAGTCTGTTTCAGCAATTTCCGCTTGAATAGCAGGTACAGGTTCAGGATAGTTTTGCTGATAAAGGTCAATTATTTTAATTAAGTTATTAAAATAATTAGCCGTATGATCAAGATTTCCATGAATACAACTAACCGGATTATTAATTTCGTGAGCAATACCTGTAACTAACTGACCTAAAGCAGACATTTTTTCTTTCTGAATAATTTGGATTTGATATGCTTGTAAGTCTTTTAAAGCTTGGGAAAGTTCAGATGTTCTTTCGCTAACTCTTTGCTCTAAAGTTTTTGTTAAATAACGTAGTTGCAGATGTGTTTTGATTCTGGCTAATACTTCTTCTTTTTGAAATGGTTTAGTAATATAATCAACTGCCCCTAAATTTAGCCCTTTTACCTTAGTTTCTATATCCGAAATCCCAGTCATAAAAATTACTGGAATATCTTGGGTGAGAGGATTTGTCTTTAATTTTTGACAAGTTTCAAATCCATCGATACCAGGCATCATCACATCTAGTAAAATTAAATCAGGTAATGTGTCTTGTATTTGCTGAAGTGCCTTTTCACCATTTCTTGCTGTAGTGACGACAAATCCAGCAGTGGTCAATGCGTCAGATATAATTTCTAGATTGGTTATAGTATCATCGACTATTAAAATTAAACTATTTTCTGGTAAGTTCATCATTTGAATGTTTTGGGTTGAGATATTAAAACAGGACTTGATGAGTTGATAGTAGTTGCAAGTACAAGAACTCTAGAAGAGGTTGCATAATATTTGGGTAAATATACGGTGGAAAAATTAATATAGCGATAAAGCTTGTACCTACTATCTCCTGTTAATTATTTTTCCCAAACCAGCAGCATCTTTTACTATTGCTGTAAAAATTTTCTTCACAAGCTATGTCTTTGCTGAAAATTCCCAGCAGCAATAGAAGAATCAGGATTGATTACGAATTGAGTAGTCTAATTTACGAAATAAAAAAAAGGATGAGAACCCAAAATTTTTGACTAAGTGTTCTGCACTTTTTCCGCTATAAACCTAAAAATATTGTTTCCTCTATTGAAACTCAGTGGCAATCAGTCATTACCTTGGCGAATAGGAATAGCGATCGCAAATTTAGCCCCTTGTCCCGGTAAAGCATTGACTTCCAAAGAGCCTCCGTGTTTTTCCACTATGATTTCCCGTGCAATCGCCAAACCTAAACCAGTACCTTTACCTAGGGGTTTAGTTGTAAAAAACTGCTCAAACATTCTCTGTTTTACATCAACAGACATACCAACACCATTATCTGCAATCTCAATCAACACAGATTTTTGATCACTTGTTACTGTTGTGCTAATCCAAATAGTTGGCGTTGGATCAGCCCCATTTGATTCCAGCTTTTCTATAGCTTCATCGATAGCGTCAATTGCATTAGCTAAAAGATTCATTAAGACTTGATTGATTTTTCCTACATAGCATTCTACTAAAGGTAATTCACCATATTCTTTAACAATCTCAATAGCAGGTCTTGTTGTTGTCGCTTTAATGCGACTACTTAAAATTACTAGAGTGCTATCAATACCTTCATGTAAGTCAACAAGCTGATATTCAGCGTCATCTAATCGAGAAAATAGACGGAGCGATCGCACAATTTGTTCAACGCGATCAGACCCTTTCTTCATTGAAGATAAAAGTTGCGGTAAATCTTGCTTGAGAAAATCTATTTCAATCTTCTGAGAAAAAGTTTTGATTTCTGGAATCGTAAAATTTGTATGAGTTTCATACAACTCTAGTAATTTTAATAAATCTGCGATATACTTCTCGGCATAAATTAAATTCCCAGAAATAAAGTTAATTGGATTATTAATTTCATGAGCAATACCCGCAACTAGTTGTCCTAAAGACGACATTTTTTCTTCTTGTGCTAACTTTAGTTGAGTGCGCCGCAGTTCTAAATGCACATTAATTCTCGCTAATACTTCTTCATGCTCAATTGGTTTAGTAATATAGTCTACTGCTCCCAATTGCAGCCCCTTAACTTTATTTATCGGCTCGGAAAGTGCCGTCATAAATATAATTGGAATGTCTTTCGTTTT encodes:
- a CDS encoding ABC transporter ATP-binding protein, with amino-acid sequence MAKSRRLAKLGAYLRPHWVEATLGIFALLSVNGLGVYIPWLIRGCVDKLSTQFSWNQLIHYVVIIILLSSAMWLIRMASRIWLFGVGRQVEFDLKQRIFEHLLKLEPAYFATNTAGDLISRATSDVENIRRLLGFAVLSLANTFFAYTLTLPVMLTISPDMTLYSLVVYPFMFLLVHLFSDRLRKQQATVQEKLSDISELIQEDISGIALIKIYAQEENERQAFAKKNQQLLKANLQLAKSRNVLFPLIGGLANISSLIIIWLGTTRISGGTLAVGDFLALLIYVERLVFPTALLGFTITTYQRGEVSIDRLESIFSVTPKIQDTGDAVNLALAEIKGEITAKNFSFTYPEMATPALDHLNFTIVPGETVAIVGAIGSGKSTLANALPRLLDIAPGQLFLDGVDITKIVLEDLRSAIAYVPQDSFLFSTTIKNNIRYADPVREQDDVESVAVMSQIHSEIINFPQQYETLVGERGITLSGGQRQRTALARAMLVDAPVLILDDALSSVDNQTATKILKNLSSGTSRKTVIFITHQLSAAAAADRILVMDKGKIAQTGNHIELVQQEGLYRTLWSQHQVEELLR
- a CDS encoding HupE/UreJ family protein encodes the protein MFKDKLLQRYVGAIAALAIISLLSSWTGLPSLHEIYNSWDGFLWGMADPVLAFDKFVSILAIGLLAIGKMRVRWIATTLICANIFGTLIYLLQINLPFTEIAIAIVSIAFGLLLIISKQPNLLTLLIVTAIAGSLQGYFNSGSIIGAGIMPSVMYIFGAALTQYAVVMSVSQIYTQVSQAELLNILPKKISLVGFAICALGLVSLKTWIN
- a CDS encoding sugar transferase, with translation MYQTPLQSVCQLATDRAWKLDTPHYSVDSKFKRCLDILGSLVGLIILGVVFIPIAIAIKLDSRGPIFFTQERYGLQGRPFKLRKFRSMVSDAEKLKSLVQNEADGLIFKNKNDFRVTKVGRFLRSTSLDELPQFWNVLVGEMSLVGTRPPTADEVAKYNQRHWLRLNVKPGLTGEWQVHGRSHVKDFEQIVDLDLRYQEKWHPLYDLLLITKTFYVIFGKVGAF
- the surE gene encoding 5'/3'-nucleotidase SurE produces the protein MTIILTNDDGIDAPGIKALLRAVNSENVIVSAPKDHQSGCGHQVTTTRSINIQQRSEKEYAIAGTPADCVRIAISQICQDAKLVLSGINAGGNLGVDVYISGTVAAVREAAMNGIPGIAISHYRKAKQNFDWELAAKLTAEVLADLTQHPLEPGSFWNVNLPHLQPGEPDPKMVFCQPCTKALPINYRVDGNDFYYIGEYGKRDRTPGSDVDVCFSGNIAITQLRV
- a CDS encoding response regulator; the protein is MMNLPENSLILIVDDTITNLEIISDALTTAGFVVTTARNGEKALQQIQDTLPDLILLDVMMPGIDGFETCQKLKTNPLTQDIPVIFMTGISDIETKVKGLNLGAVDYITKPFQKEEVLARIKTHLQLRYLTKTLEQRVSERTSELSQALKDLQAYQIQIIQKEKMSALGQLVTGIAHEINNPVSCIHGNLDHTANYFNNLIKIIDLYQQNYPEPVPAIQAEIAETDLEYMRSDLPNLITSMKEGVQRIRNISTSLRNFSRPDKDRKVFCNIHNGIDSTIMILKHRLKASKVRPEIEVLRNYGNLPSITCFSGQLNQVFMNILTNAIDALEESNVGRGYGEIEKHPNQIWIITSLSEDKHNAVIRIKDNGIGMSADIQQKIFEHLFTTKLFGRGTGLGLSIAHQIIVEKHKGKLDVYSVPGEGSEFTITIPIH
- a CDS encoding response regulator, with the protein product MNNIPNNSILVVDDVPLNIKILLEILTQAGYRVSVAKNGKSALEKVEEAIPNLILLDVMMPGIDGFETCRLLKANSKTKDIPIIFMTALSEPINKVKGLQLGAVDYITKPIEHEEVLARINVHLELRRTQLKLAQEEKMSSLGQLVAGIAHEINNPINFISGNLIYAEKYIADLLKLLELYETHTNFTIPEIKTFSQKIEIDFLKQDLPQLLSSMKKGSDRVEQIVRSLRLFSRLDDAEYQLVDLHEGIDSTLVILSSRIKATTTRPAIEIVKEYGELPLVECYVGKINQVLMNLLANAIDAIDEAIEKLESNGADPTPTIWISTTVTSDQKSVLIEIADNGVGMSVDVKQRMFEQFFTTKPLGKGTGLGLAIAREIIVEKHGGSLEVNALPGQGAKFAIAIPIRQGND